The following proteins are co-located in the Mus caroli chromosome 7, CAROLI_EIJ_v1.1, whole genome shotgun sequence genome:
- the LOC110298888 gene encoding olfactory receptor 2AG1-like, with amino-acid sequence MELWNSTLGSGFILVGILDGSGSPELLCAAITALYFLALTSNGLLLLVITMDARLHVPMYLLLGQLSLMDLLLTSVITPKAVVDFLLKDNTISFGGCALQMFLELALGSAEDLLLAFMAYDRYVAICQPLNYTILMSHKVCWLMIATSWILASLSALGYSIYTMQYSFCKDRQINHLFCEIPPLLKLACADTSTYELMVYLMGVIVLILPLTAILASYSLILFTVLNMPSNEGRKKALVTXSSHLTVVGMWYGGASFMYVLPSPFHSPKQDNISSVFYTIVTPALNPLIYSLRNKEVTGALKRVLGKRLST; translated from the coding sequence ATGGAGCTCTGGAACTCGACCTTGGGAAGTGGCTTCATCTTGGTGGGGATTCTGGATGGCAGTGGCTCTCCTGAACTGCTCTGTGCCGCAATTACAGCCCTGTACTTCTTAGCCCTGACCAGCAATGGGCTGCTGCTTCTAGTCATCACCATGGATGCCCGGCTCCATGTGCCCATGTATCTTCTACTTGGACAGCTTTCTCTCATGGACCTCCTCCTCACATCAGTTATCACTCCCAAGGCTGTTGTGGATTTTCTCCTCAAAGACAATACCATATCCTTTGGAGGTTGTGCCCTTCAGATGTTTCTAGAGCTGGCACTGGGTAGTGCAGAggaccttcttctggcctttatggCCTATGACAGGTATGTAGCCATTTGTCAACCTCTGAACTATACAATCTTAATGAGTCACAAAGTCTGCTGGCTCATGATAGCCACCTCATGGATCCTGGCATCCCTCAGTGCTCTAGGATATAGCATCTACACCATGCAGTATTCCTTCTGCAAAGATCGTCAGATCAATCATCTGTTCTGTGAGATCCCCCCATTGCTGAAACTGGCCTGTGCAGACACCTCCACATATGAACTCATGGTTTATTTGATGGGGGTTATTGTGCTAATTCTTCCTCTTACTGCCATCCTGGCCTCCTACTCACTAATTCTGTTCACTGTGCTCAATATGCCCTCAAATGAGGGCAGGAAGAAAGCCCTTGTCACCNNCTCTTCCCATCTGACTGTAGTTGGGATGTGGTATGGGGGTGCTTCCTTCATGTATGTTCTACCCAGTCCCTTCCACAGCCCCAAACAAGACAATATCAGCTCAGTTTTCTACACGATTGTCACTCCAGCTCTGAATCCCCttatctacagcctgaggaataaAGAGGTCACTGGAGCTTTGAAGAGAGTCCTGGGAAAACGATTGTCAACATAG